A window of the Zonotrichia leucophrys gambelii isolate GWCS_2022_RI chromosome 18, RI_Zleu_2.0, whole genome shotgun sequence genome harbors these coding sequences:
- the SOCS3 gene encoding suppressor of cytokine signaling 3: MVTHSKFPAAGMSRPLDTSLRLKTFSSKSEYQLVVNTVRKLQESGFYWSTVTGGEANLLLSTEPAGTFLIRDSSDQRHFFTLSVKTESGTKNLRIQCEGGSFSLQSDPHSSQPVPRFDCVLKLVHHYMPPTPCAVPEQPGAALHPKRTYYIYSGGEKIPLVLSRPLSSSVSTLQHLCRKTVNGHLDSYEKMTQLPAPIKEFLDQYDAPL, encoded by the coding sequence ATGGTCACCCACAGCAAGTTCCCCGCCGCCGGGATGAGCCGCCCCCTCGACACCAGCCTGCGCCTCAAGACGTTCAGCTCCAAGAGCGAGTACCAGCTGGTGGTGAACACCGTACGCAAGCTGCAGGAGAGCGGCTTCTATTGGAGCACGGTGACAGGTGGCGAGGCCaacctgctgctgagcaccGAGCCGGCCGGCACCTTCCTCATCAGGGACAGCTCGGACCAGAGGCACTTCTTCACCCTCAGCGTCAAGACGGAGTCGGGCACCAAGAACCTGCGCATCCAGTGCGAGGGCGGCAGCTTCTCCCTGCAGAGCgatccccacagcagccagcccgTGCCTCGCTTCGACTGCGTGCTCAAGCTGGTCCATCACTACATGCCACCCACGCCCTGCGCCGTGCCCGAGCAGCCTGGGGCGGCCCTGCACCCCAAGCGCACCTACTACATCTACTCGGGCGGCGAGAAGATCCCCCTGGTGCTGAGCCGCCCGCTCTCCTCCAGCGTCTCcaccctgcagcacctctgccGCAAGACCGTCAACGGGCACCTGGACTCCTATGAGAAGATGACTCAGCTGCCAGCCCCCATCAAGGAGTTCCTGGACCAGTACGATGCCCCTCTCTAG